One region of Syntrophobacter fumaroxidans MPOB genomic DNA includes:
- a CDS encoding MBOAT family O-acyltransferase, with translation MVFSSLIFLFFFLPVVLTVSLLLRPSWRNAWLLAASFFFYAWGEQGYVFVLLFSCLFNHACAVWLRRLDDGEPGWEQGQAGATRGVRARARKAVFVAGIALNLALLCFYKYTHFLLESMSPVFALMSVGPVHPDKMQVPVGISFFTFHAISCLCDVYARKIETGRSFWNFALYLSFFPKILAGPIFRFRDAAAQLVARVMTFEQIARGVERFIVGLGKKVLIANPLALAADTVFSLPQAELSAGLAWFGLLCYTFQIYLDFSGYTDMAIGLGKMFGFEFPENFNYPYFSQSVRDFWRRWHITLSQWFRDYLYVPMGGNRHGARREYFNLLVVFLLCGLWHGANWTFVIWGVWHGLFLIAERTAFGRMVEAAWRPLRQAYAMGVVMIGWALFRSDGIAQAGTYIAAMFGFSEPVPGKYPVAMVLNREVLLALVAASLVSLPVWSTIRARGSHLLPAVVNSGRGTIPGWRCSYVVFLGIVFMLSSMALMGGTYNPFIYFKF, from the coding sequence ATGGTTTTCAGCTCCTTGATTTTCCTGTTTTTCTTTCTTCCGGTCGTGCTGACCGTCAGCCTGCTGCTCAGACCTTCGTGGCGCAACGCCTGGCTTCTGGCGGCCAGCTTCTTCTTCTATGCCTGGGGCGAGCAGGGCTACGTATTCGTGCTGTTGTTTTCCTGCCTGTTCAATCATGCCTGCGCCGTCTGGCTGCGACGGCTTGATGACGGCGAGCCGGGGTGGGAGCAAGGGCAGGCCGGGGCGACAAGAGGGGTCCGTGCGCGGGCCCGCAAGGCGGTCTTCGTGGCGGGGATCGCGCTGAACCTCGCTTTGCTGTGCTTCTACAAGTACACCCATTTTCTCCTGGAAAGCATGAGCCCCGTGTTCGCACTGATGTCCGTCGGTCCGGTGCATCCGGACAAGATGCAGGTACCGGTCGGCATATCGTTTTTCACCTTCCATGCCATTTCCTGCCTGTGCGACGTCTACGCCCGAAAGATCGAAACCGGCCGGAGCTTCTGGAATTTCGCCTTGTATTTGTCATTTTTCCCCAAGATCCTGGCCGGGCCGATTTTCCGGTTCAGGGATGCGGCGGCGCAGTTGGTCGCACGGGTTATGACTTTCGAGCAGATCGCCCGGGGGGTTGAACGGTTTATTGTCGGGCTGGGAAAGAAAGTGCTCATCGCAAATCCTTTGGCGCTCGCGGCCGACACGGTCTTCTCCCTCCCCCAGGCTGAGCTTTCCGCCGGCCTGGCCTGGTTCGGGCTGCTCTGCTACACTTTTCAGATATACCTGGATTTTTCCGGCTATACCGATATGGCCATCGGACTGGGAAAGATGTTCGGATTCGAATTCCCGGAGAACTTCAATTACCCGTATTTTTCGCAGTCCGTCCGCGATTTCTGGCGCAGGTGGCACATCACTCTGTCGCAATGGTTCAGAGACTACCTGTACGTTCCCATGGGGGGCAACCGGCATGGAGCGCGCAGGGAATACTTCAATCTGCTCGTGGTGTTCCTGCTCTGCGGATTATGGCACGGCGCGAACTGGACGTTCGTGATCTGGGGCGTTTGGCACGGGTTGTTTCTGATCGCGGAACGAACGGCCTTCGGACGAATGGTTGAGGCCGCCTGGCGACCGCTCCGACAGGCTTATGCCATGGGTGTGGTGATGATCGGGTGGGCGCTCTTCCGGTCCGATGGAATCGCGCAGGCCGGGACCTATATCGCGGCGATGTTCGGGTTTTCGGAGCCGGTTCCTGGGAAATACCCCGTCGCCATGGTCCTCAACCGCGAGGTGCTGCTCGCCCTGGTTGCCGCATCGCTCGTGTCCTTGCCCGTTTGGTCGACCATCCGTGCCCGCGGTTCACACCTTCTGCCTGCGGTCGTCAACTCCGGCAGGGGGACCATTCCGGGTTGGCGGTGCTCGTACGTGGTCTTCCTGGGGATTGTTTTCATGCTCTCGTCGATGGCGTTGATGGGTGGAACCTACAATCCCTTCATCTATTTCAAGTTCTGA
- a CDS encoding MarR family winged helix-turn-helix transcriptional regulator — MKPSATDTPDHARCLEIGRTCACYSLRKAARAVTRLYDDFLRPSGLRVTQFSVLMTARIRAPITLTRLAHLTVMDRTTLTRNLKVLEKKKLIKTEPGEDRRERQVRLTDLGEEKLVEAIPLWEEAQSRITSGLGEERMDGFQRDLLRVVSLAR, encoded by the coding sequence ATGAAACCGTCTGCTACGGACACTCCGGATCATGCCAGATGTCTCGAAATAGGGCGGACCTGCGCGTGTTACAGCCTGCGGAAGGCCGCCCGCGCCGTCACCCGGCTCTATGATGATTTCCTGAGGCCCTCCGGCCTCAGGGTCACCCAGTTTTCCGTGCTCATGACGGCCAGAATCCGCGCCCCGATCACGCTGACCCGGTTGGCTCATCTCACGGTCATGGATCGCACCACCCTCACCAGAAATCTCAAGGTCCTCGAAAAGAAGAAGCTCATCAAGACCGAACCGGGAGAAGACCGCAGAGAGCGTCAAGTACGCCTCACCGACCTGGGGGAGGAGAAGCTCGTTGAAGCCATACCCCTGTGGGAGGAAGCCCAGTCCCGCATCACAAGCGGTCTGGGAGAGGAGCGCATGGATGGTTTTCAAAGGGATCTCCTGCGGGTTGTCTCCCTCGCCCGCTGA
- a CDS encoding MBL fold metallo-hydrolase: MKITREIYQVAGEGLSAAEDAAAYLIVFGTHAAMVDAGCGWSVDRIYGNILECGVSGEQLEYLLLTHCHFDHTGGADAIRRRTGCKIVAHALDAPFLERGDGEVTAAGWYGASLKPFPVDVVLEGEEEEILLGERSIRAIHTPGHSPGSVVYLVESDGKKVLFGQDIHGPLHASLLSDRGKYLRSLESILSLEPDILCEGHYGVFQGKKRSADFIRQFLND; the protein is encoded by the coding sequence ATGAAGATCACCCGGGAAATCTACCAGGTCGCTGGTGAAGGCCTGTCCGCGGCCGAGGATGCCGCCGCATACCTGATCGTTTTCGGGACGCATGCCGCGATGGTGGATGCGGGATGCGGCTGGAGCGTTGATCGGATCTACGGCAATATTCTCGAGTGTGGTGTGTCCGGGGAACAACTCGAATACCTTCTTCTCACGCATTGCCACTTCGATCATACCGGCGGCGCTGATGCGATCCGGCGAAGGACGGGGTGCAAAATTGTCGCTCATGCATTGGACGCCCCGTTTCTGGAGCGGGGCGACGGCGAGGTGACGGCGGCCGGTTGGTACGGGGCTTCGCTGAAGCCGTTCCCGGTGGACGTGGTTCTGGAGGGTGAAGAGGAGGAGATTCTGCTCGGGGAAAGGAGCATCCGGGCCATACACACGCCGGGGCATTCCCCCGGATCGGTGGTCTACCTGGTGGAATCGGACGGCAAGAAAGTCCTTTTCGGCCAGGACATCCACGGCCCTTTGCATGCGAGCCTTCTTTCGGACCGGGGGAAATACCTGCGTTCCCTGGAATCCATCCTTTCGCTTGAGCCCGACATCCTTTGTGAAGGTCACTACGGTGTGTTCCAGGGAAAGAAAAGAAGCGCGGACTTCATTCGACAATTCCTGAACGATTGA
- a CDS encoding VOC family protein, with protein sequence MAKYYGIHHLAMATGDMDATIRFWRDLLGMRLVAGLGKPGYRHYFFEISPGHHIAFFEWPGVEPVPERDHGQPAAGPVVFDHVSFGVGCEDDLWDLRDRIEAAGSWVSEVIDHGFIHSIYSFDPNGIPIEFSCRVEEEDPAHIPRMVDSSPSSVTREGPGPVAGKWPAVVRPTPPDEREIFPGEGRELVSGQRKDWWRNP encoded by the coding sequence ATGGCAAAGTATTACGGAATACACCACCTGGCGATGGCAACGGGGGACATGGACGCAACGATACGATTCTGGAGGGATCTTCTCGGAATGCGTCTGGTGGCCGGACTGGGCAAGCCCGGGTACAGGCACTACTTCTTTGAGATTTCACCCGGCCATCACATTGCCTTTTTCGAATGGCCCGGGGTGGAGCCTGTTCCTGAAAGGGATCACGGCCAGCCGGCGGCGGGGCCTGTTGTTTTTGACCATGTGTCATTCGGGGTGGGGTGCGAAGATGATCTCTGGGACCTCCGCGACCGAATCGAAGCTGCGGGCTCCTGGGTTTCGGAGGTGATCGATCACGGCTTCATCCATTCCATTTATTCTTTCGATCCAAACGGAATCCCCATCGAGTTCAGCTGCAGGGTGGAGGAAGAGGACCCGGCGCACATCCCCCGGATGGTGGACTCATCCCCCTCATCGGTCACAAGGGAAGGACCCGGCCCGGTGGCCGGGAAGTGGCCCGCAGTCGTGCGACCGACCCCTCCGGATGAACGGGAGATATTCCCGGGGGAGGGCAGGGAACTCGTCAGCGGGCAAAGAAAAGACTGGTGGCGGAATCCATGA
- a CDS encoding CoA-transferase subunit beta — protein MAEYTPFEMIAYTGSRVLEDNTIVFVGTGLPIIASIHAQLTHAPGLGIIFEAGPLTPVLEMGMPLSVGDTRACRKACYLKGLSSVFELTQRGHADFAFIGGAQIDMYGNVNSTFEGGTYTKAQTRFPGSGGAGAMAANCEKSIIIMALEPRRFVNQLDFVTSIGFGDGAENYREKAGVMGSGPYRVITNEALFGFDEGTRRMMLLEVAPGRTADDIKKKVSFDLLVSSDLKEMAQPTEKDLRLLREECDPDGFFLARKLK, from the coding sequence ATGGCCGAATATACGCCGTTTGAAATGATTGCATACACCGGTTCGAGAGTGCTTGAAGACAATACGATCGTGTTCGTGGGGACGGGTCTGCCCATCATCGCGTCCATTCACGCGCAGCTTACCCATGCGCCGGGTCTGGGGATCATATTCGAGGCGGGACCGCTGACGCCGGTCCTGGAGATGGGCATGCCGCTCTCGGTGGGCGACACGCGTGCATGCCGAAAGGCATGCTATCTGAAGGGGTTGAGCTCGGTGTTCGAGCTGACTCAGAGAGGGCACGCCGATTTCGCATTCATCGGCGGCGCGCAGATCGACATGTATGGAAATGTCAATTCGACTTTCGAGGGCGGCACCTACACCAAGGCACAGACCAGGTTCCCGGGGAGTGGGGGAGCGGGCGCCATGGCCGCCAACTGTGAGAAGTCGATCATCATCATGGCACTCGAGCCGAGAAGATTCGTAAACCAGCTCGATTTCGTCACCAGCATCGGCTTCGGAGACGGGGCCGAGAACTACAGGGAGAAAGCCGGCGTCATGGGCTCGGGTCCCTATCGCGTCATCACCAATGAAGCCTTGTTCGGATTCGATGAAGGCACGCGCAGAATGATGCTGCTCGAGGTTGCTCCGGGTAGAACGGCCGACGACATCAAGAAGAAAGTCAGCTTCGATCTCCTGGTTTCCTCGGACCTGAAGGAAATGGCGCAGCCCACGGAGAAGGATCTTCGCCTCCTGAGGGAAGAGTGCGATCCGGACGGATTCTTCCTGGCGAGAAAGCTCAAATAG
- a CDS encoding transporter substrate-binding domain-containing protein has product MIQNSNERAPHPIGSLKYPGGSGESESLPPRTNHLFKYRIALYVLLSILPACLLFMYGNFSSRHEEFACAFDPPQGSFLTPQEIEWLAAHPLINLAPDPDYPPIEFFDERGNYGGIAADYVKIIETTLGIDFNIVRISNWSDILVAARNRTVDMFGAASATPQRSVYMLFTSPFIEFPSVIIVRENVAESLTPKQLEGMKVAVVDGYADHDFLVNHYPELKLIPVPDVSTGLRQVSFGTVDAFVANLASAVYHIEKLGISNLHFGGNTGYSYRMALAVRSDWPELSGILEKALSRIGQRERDLIYRKWIRFETPSPFRKTSFRACVLTALAIVLVLLPAMVVWNRLLKSLVNSKTEALREEIAKRIRTEEQLRRARDELEKRVRERTTPLMREIEDR; this is encoded by the coding sequence ATGATTCAAAACAGCAACGAACGTGCGCCTCATCCCATCGGGTCTCTGAAGTATCCCGGCGGCTCCGGGGAATCCGAAAGCCTTCCCCCGAGGACAAACCATCTCTTCAAGTACAGAATTGCCCTGTATGTTCTGCTCTCGATCCTGCCCGCTTGTCTGCTCTTCATGTACGGCAATTTTTCCTCCCGCCACGAGGAGTTCGCATGTGCATTCGATCCTCCGCAGGGGAGCTTTCTCACCCCACAGGAGATCGAATGGCTGGCCGCTCACCCTCTCATCAACCTCGCCCCCGACCCCGATTACCCGCCCATCGAGTTCTTCGATGAACGGGGAAACTACGGCGGCATTGCCGCCGATTATGTCAAAATCATCGAAACCACCCTCGGCATCGATTTCAACATCGTAAGGATTTCCAACTGGTCGGATATCCTGGTTGCAGCCAGGAACCGGACCGTGGACATGTTCGGCGCCGCCTCCGCGACGCCGCAAAGATCCGTTTACATGCTGTTCACTTCGCCTTTCATCGAATTTCCCTCAGTGATCATCGTCCGGGAGAACGTCGCGGAATCCTTGACGCCCAAGCAGCTCGAAGGGATGAAGGTCGCCGTTGTGGACGGATACGCCGACCATGATTTTCTGGTGAATCACTACCCCGAGCTCAAACTGATCCCCGTTCCGGACGTGAGCACGGGTTTGAGACAGGTGTCCTTCGGCACCGTCGACGCCTTTGTGGCCAATCTTGCGAGTGCCGTCTACCACATTGAGAAACTGGGCATCTCCAATCTGCATTTCGGCGGGAACACAGGATATTCATACCGGATGGCGTTAGCCGTGCGGAGCGACTGGCCCGAGTTATCGGGCATCCTCGAGAAGGCATTGTCCCGCATCGGTCAAAGAGAACGCGACCTCATTTACAGAAAATGGATACGGTTCGAGACTCCGTCGCCGTTCCGGAAAACGAGCTTCCGGGCCTGCGTGCTCACCGCTCTTGCGATCGTGCTGGTACTGCTTCCCGCGATGGTGGTATGGAACAGGCTTCTCAAGTCCCTGGTCAACAGCAAGACGGAGGCGTTGCGCGAGGAGATCGCCAAACGCATCAGGACGGAAGAGCAACTCAGGCGGGCGCGCGATGAACTGGAAAAGCGCGTCCGGGAGAGGACGACGCCGCTCATGCGGGAAATTGAAGACCGCTAG
- a CDS encoding CoA transferase subunit A has product MKNNASSFIGKITSLDETSLKVGQEPFSWWGPSPEQARKVMVHKSKALSDKRTTIKDAVNKYVKDGINIAIGGFVNTRPPVAFIHEIIRHGAKDLTLSFQSNSICPELLAGAMLLYPDHLSIKRVELAWWGYEVIGIAPLFRHLCANGMIRIDDYTNYGMSARFKAAAMGLEFLPVRDHGGADMELVNRGMMVESPFSGKNCYLVPACYPDVGLLNVTAADMHGNCRIFGAHCTCPEIAMAAAHTLVTCEQLISNENIRTYPNLTEIPYTAVDAVIEQRFASFPGACYGFYWGSTWSTS; this is encoded by the coding sequence ATGAAAAACAATGCAAGCTCCTTCATTGGGAAAATCACAAGCCTGGATGAAACATCATTGAAGGTGGGACAGGAACCCTTCTCCTGGTGGGGACCCTCGCCCGAGCAGGCGAGGAAGGTCATGGTTCATAAGTCGAAGGCGTTGAGCGACAAAAGAACCACCATCAAGGATGCCGTCAACAAATACGTCAAGGACGGGATCAACATAGCCATCGGTGGATTCGTTAACACTCGTCCGCCGGTTGCTTTCATCCATGAAATCATCAGGCATGGGGCAAAGGATCTGACACTCTCTTTTCAGTCCAATTCGATCTGCCCCGAGCTGTTGGCCGGAGCGATGCTTCTGTACCCCGATCATCTGTCCATCAAGCGGGTGGAGCTGGCGTGGTGGGGTTATGAAGTGATCGGCATCGCGCCGCTCTTTCGGCATCTGTGCGCCAACGGGATGATCCGCATCGACGACTACACCAACTACGGCATGTCCGCGAGATTCAAAGCGGCGGCGATGGGGCTGGAATTCCTCCCGGTGAGGGATCACGGCGGCGCCGATATGGAGCTCGTGAACCGTGGGATGATGGTTGAGAGCCCCTTTTCGGGAAAGAACTGCTACCTGGTTCCCGCGTGCTATCCGGATGTCGGGCTGCTCAACGTAACCGCTGCGGATATGCACGGAAACTGCCGCATCTTCGGCGCGCACTGCACCTGCCCCGAGATCGCCATGGCCGCCGCCCATACCCTGGTGACCTGCGAGCAACTCATCTCCAACGAAAACATCAGGACCTATCCGAACCTGACGGAAATACCCTACACCGCGGTGGACGCCGTTATCGAGCAGCGTTTCGCGAGCTTTCCCGGGGCGTGCTACGGATTCTACTGGGGTTCGACATGGAGCACATCCTGA
- a CDS encoding DUF169 domain-containing protein codes for MNQKNFSEAAESVRNDLRLKTFPVAAKFLEEKKGYPEKTCWPSTTLGKRIALCQGVTMARNYGWTVGIGREDLVCVPAAIVFGMSDASSPPASLGRLFCDTGFSSGESTAEKEAASMSRFENGEIRAVLVAPLARTAFEPDTIVFYGNPAQMMRFAQAWSYVRGDRVPGHFGGKVECDEYLIAPFKTQSARMVLPGNGERIFAATQDDEMVFAIPGSALTDLIEGLKAAGKAVGARYPVTPYQNFQPDFPKAHKKLGAEIGVL; via the coding sequence ATGAACCAAAAAAATTTCAGCGAAGCGGCGGAATCCGTCCGCAACGATCTCAGGCTCAAGACATTCCCGGTTGCCGCAAAGTTTCTCGAGGAGAAAAAGGGATATCCCGAGAAGACTTGTTGGCCTTCCACGACCCTGGGGAAGCGAATCGCACTTTGCCAGGGGGTCACCATGGCCCGCAACTACGGCTGGACCGTGGGGATCGGAAGGGAGGACCTCGTCTGCGTTCCGGCAGCCATCGTGTTCGGTATGAGCGACGCATCATCCCCGCCGGCATCGCTTGGGCGGCTTTTCTGCGACACAGGGTTTTCCTCCGGCGAATCCACGGCCGAAAAAGAAGCGGCATCGATGAGCCGGTTCGAGAACGGAGAAATCCGGGCCGTTCTCGTCGCGCCTCTCGCCAGGACCGCGTTTGAACCCGATACGATAGTGTTCTACGGCAACCCGGCCCAGATGATGCGCTTCGCCCAGGCATGGTCGTATGTCAGGGGAGACAGGGTTCCCGGCCATTTCGGGGGGAAGGTGGAATGCGACGAGTACCTCATAGCTCCCTTCAAAACGCAATCCGCGCGGATGGTCCTGCCGGGAAACGGGGAACGGATTTTCGCGGCGACGCAGGACGACGAAATGGTGTTCGCCATTCCCGGCAGCGCTCTGACGGATCTGATCGAGGGACTGAAGGCGGCGGGGAAGGCCGTGGGAGCGCGCTACCCGGTGACTCCCTACCAGAACTTTCAGCCCGATTTTCCAAAGGCGCACAAGAAGCTCGGCGCGGAAATCGGGGTCCTGTAG
- the dsrM gene encoding sulfate reduction electron transfer complex DsrMKJOP subunit DsrM, with amino-acid sequence MGMKFSLLLVIALVLAVFLGVKAAGLYYVFGVIVPYVAILFFLGGVIFKVLKWASTPVPFRIPTTGGQQKSLPWIKQNKLDNPTTVAQTVGRMALEVLLFRSLFRNTKFEFKEGPKLVYQWEKWLWLAGLAFHYSFLLILVRHLRFFAEPVPGFVHLTERMDGILQLGLPGVYITDMLFVVAVTYLFIRRVVIPQVRYISLAADYFPLFLLLAVGVTGILMRYFLKLDLLKVKELTMNLVTFRPAVPEGIGVLFYIHFFLVCTLIAYFPFSKLMHLGGVFLSPTRNLPNDSRIKRHINPWNYPVKVHTYAEYEDHFRDKMIEAGLPVEKE; translated from the coding sequence ATGGGCATGAAATTTTCTTTACTCTTAGTGATAGCGCTCGTTTTGGCTGTATTCCTGGGAGTGAAGGCGGCTGGCTTGTACTATGTTTTCGGGGTCATTGTCCCGTACGTAGCCATCCTCTTTTTCCTGGGCGGGGTGATCTTCAAGGTCCTGAAATGGGCGAGCACCCCGGTCCCCTTCCGCATTCCCACCACAGGGGGGCAGCAGAAGTCCTTGCCGTGGATCAAACAAAACAAGCTCGACAACCCGACGACCGTCGCCCAGACGGTGGGCAGGATGGCACTCGAGGTGCTTTTGTTCCGCTCTCTTTTCCGCAACACCAAGTTCGAGTTCAAGGAGGGCCCCAAGCTCGTCTACCAGTGGGAAAAGTGGCTCTGGCTGGCCGGGCTGGCTTTCCATTACTCGTTCCTCCTGATCCTTGTCAGGCACCTGCGCTTTTTCGCCGAGCCGGTGCCGGGCTTCGTGCATTTGACGGAAAGGATGGACGGCATCCTGCAACTGGGGCTTCCCGGCGTCTACATCACCGACATGCTGTTTGTAGTCGCCGTGACCTACCTCTTCATCCGCCGGGTCGTGATTCCCCAGGTGCGTTATATCTCGCTTGCCGCCGACTATTTTCCGCTTTTTCTCCTCCTGGCGGTGGGCGTCACGGGCATCCTGATGCGCTACTTCCTCAAGCTGGACTTGCTCAAGGTCAAGGAACTGACGATGAACCTGGTCACTTTCCGTCCGGCTGTGCCGGAAGGAATCGGCGTGCTCTTCTACATCCACTTCTTCCTGGTCTGCACGCTGATTGCCTATTTCCCCTTCAGCAAGCTGATGCACCTGGGCGGCGTATTTCTCAGCCCCACGAGGAACCTGCCCAATGACAGCCGCATCAAGAGGCACATCAATCCGTGGAACTATCCCGTAAAGGTCCATACCTACGCCGAATACGAGGATCATTTCAGGGATAAGATGATAGAGGCCGGCCTACCAGTGGAAAAGGAGTAA
- a CDS encoding formylglycine-generating enzyme family protein, producing the protein MKRFIASFVGALCFWIGLSAFIESAAAQPGSITWKEPLTGMEFVRIPAGCFEFRCPADTGRSSSSTLCTGGFWLGIHEVTRGQFRVFIEATGYRTDAEREGFSWAYSGQWEKRAGQDWRNSGFPQDDRHPVVNVSWNDAKAMAKWLSEKNREHFRLPTESEWEYACGDRQSAESSPDAESVCRQANVADATALESFPAWKTRACRDGHVHTAPVGSLRPDRFGLYDLVGNVWEWCEDVCISGTGSDHAMNKVVPAKHSIRVVRGNGWNSGPGLRGCAARETLQVPERRGNDVGFRLMRAP; encoded by the coding sequence ATGAAAAGATTCATTGCTTCGTTCGTCGGCGCGCTCTGTTTCTGGATCGGCCTCTCGGCGTTCATCGAATCCGCAGCGGCCCAACCCGGCAGCATCACATGGAAGGAACCGCTCACCGGCATGGAATTCGTCCGGATACCTGCCGGGTGTTTCGAATTCCGTTGTCCCGCGGACACCGGCCGATCCTCTTCTTCAACCCTCTGCACCGGCGGCTTTTGGCTCGGAATACACGAGGTCACCCGCGGACAGTTCAGAGTTTTCATCGAGGCGACGGGCTACCGCACGGACGCCGAAAGGGAGGGCTTTTCGTGGGCGTACTCCGGACAGTGGGAAAAGAGGGCCGGACAGGACTGGAGGAACTCAGGATTTCCCCAGGATGACCGTCATCCCGTGGTGAACGTCTCCTGGAACGATGCGAAGGCGATGGCCAAGTGGCTCTCGGAGAAGAATCGGGAGCATTTTCGGTTGCCCACGGAATCGGAGTGGGAATACGCATGCGGCGATCGGCAGTCAGCCGAATCATCGCCGGATGCGGAATCCGTGTGCCGGCAGGCCAACGTCGCCGATGCAACCGCCCTGGAGTCCTTTCCTGCCTGGAAAACCCGCGCGTGCCGGGACGGTCACGTCCACACGGCACCGGTCGGCAGCCTGCGGCCTGACCGGTTCGGGTTGTACGACCTGGTGGGAAACGTCTGGGAATGGTGCGAAGATGTGTGCATTTCCGGAACCGGGTCCGACCATGCAATGAACAAAGTCGTACCGGCGAAGCATTCGATCCGGGTGGTCCGCGGCAATGGATGGAACAGCGGGCCGGGTCTGCGCGGCTGCGCCGCCAGAGAGACGCTGCAGGTGCCGGAGCGTCGCGGCAACGATGTGGGATTTCGTTTGATGCGCGCACCTTAA
- a CDS encoding alginate O-acetyltransferase AlgX-related protein — protein MVRTPTKILLVCLLILMWFPMAEMNLCIFKEYEYSENRELAKEPELKAELSALRRFPKDCESFIGDHLGFRCSLIRLNNILRVNLLGVSPVPSVVMGRDSWLFYRSEVFPDGFTFNDHCGLIPLSETELDALRERIEWNHELFSRNGIFYIVVIVPNKNTIYGEFLPESIVRNGNPTRLEQFSEYMRNHSRVKVMDLRRALLNAKKLHPIYYKTDSHWNDFGAYTGYREIIEELSRVFPGVRPISIENEKVSVRRTSPGGDLAQMLLMDDLIDEDLSTAFEIQPDTGGRKLAKLFFRHDSFGDGLYRYFYPHFQKVVGAAPFVPFNYDRILAERPEVVLHVFAERYITLALHDDFFYEGAP, from the coding sequence ATGGTGAGAACCCCAACGAAAATCCTTCTGGTCTGCCTGTTGATCCTCATGTGGTTTCCCATGGCGGAGATGAACTTGTGCATCTTCAAGGAATATGAGTATTCCGAGAACCGCGAATTGGCGAAAGAGCCCGAATTGAAGGCGGAACTCTCCGCCCTGAGGCGTTTTCCCAAAGACTGCGAATCCTTTATCGGCGACCATCTCGGCTTTCGATGCAGCCTCATCCGGCTCAACAACATTCTCAGGGTGAACCTGCTCGGAGTTTCTCCGGTGCCCAGTGTCGTGATGGGCAGGGATTCCTGGCTGTTCTACCGCTCGGAGGTCTTCCCGGACGGGTTCACTTTCAATGACCACTGCGGCTTGATCCCGCTCTCCGAGACCGAGCTCGACGCTTTGCGTGAACGCATTGAGTGGAACCATGAGCTGTTTTCAAGAAACGGTATCTTCTATATCGTGGTGATTGTGCCGAACAAGAACACGATCTACGGGGAATTCCTGCCCGAAAGCATTGTAAGGAACGGCAATCCGACGCGGCTCGAACAATTTTCGGAATACATGCGCAATCACTCGCGGGTCAAGGTCATGGATTTGAGAAGGGCGCTGCTCAACGCAAAAAAACTTCATCCGATTTACTACAAGACGGATTCTCACTGGAACGATTTCGGCGCCTATACCGGCTACCGCGAGATTATCGAAGAACTGTCGAGGGTTTTCCCGGGCGTCCGCCCCATATCGATCGAGAACGAAAAGGTCTCGGTGCGCAGGACTTCTCCGGGCGGCGACCTGGCGCAAATGCTGCTCATGGATGATCTCATCGATGAGGACCTGAGTACCGCGTTCGAGATTCAACCCGATACGGGCGGGAGAAAACTGGCCAAGCTGTTCTTCAGGCATGATTCTTTCGGGGACGGTCTCTACCGTTATTTCTATCCCCACTTCCAGAAAGTGGTGGGAGCGGCCCCGTTTGTTCCCTTCAACTACGACAGGATTCTGGCCGAACGGCCTGAGGTCGTTCTCCATGTGTTCGCGGAAAGGTACATTACGCTGGCCCTCCATGACGACTTCTTCTACGAAGGAGCCCCTTAG
- a CDS encoding RsbRD N-terminal domain-containing protein: MNLESILLKGKGTLVQQWFQMIAETYPPETAQLLAREKSQFANPVGHTLRHATREIFDELLGGNDPGKMAPLLDKIIRIRAIQDFIPSQAVAFIFLLKRIAREAVRKEGRENPVSPEEILAFDAKVDGLALLAFDIYMQCREKLSEVRINEVKNRTYRLLQRANLIAELPERKPDPNQ; encoded by the coding sequence ATGAATCTCGAGTCGATTTTGTTGAAGGGAAAAGGCACGCTGGTGCAGCAGTGGTTCCAGATGATCGCGGAGACGTATCCTCCGGAGACTGCACAGTTGCTTGCCAGAGAAAAGAGCCAATTCGCCAACCCCGTCGGGCATACGCTCCGTCATGCAACCCGCGAAATTTTCGATGAACTGCTCGGCGGAAACGATCCTGGAAAAATGGCGCCGCTTTTGGACAAGATCATCCGAATCAGGGCTATCCAGGATTTCATTCCCTCCCAGGCTGTTGCCTTCATCTTCCTTTTGAAGCGGATCGCCCGCGAGGCGGTTCGCAAAGAGGGCCGGGAGAACCCGGTTTCACCGGAGGAAATCCTGGCGTTCGACGCAAAGGTGGATGGACTGGCACTTCTCGCCTTTGACATTTATATGCAGTGCCGAGAGAAATTGAGTGAAGTCCGGATCAACGAGGTCAAGAACCGGACTTACAGGCTTCTGCAACGGGCGAACCTCATTGCCGAGCTCCCGGAGCGCAAGCCTGACCCGAACCAATAG